The window CCATCTGACTAAGTCCAAAGGCCCTATTTATAACATATAGGCAGCCCTTAGAACTTGACAGCACAATGACACTTGTTGTCTACAGCTTTTGCCACTTGTCGGGTTAAGACTAAATCTGTTCCTAACATGTAGTTGACATCCCCAACTACTTAGGACATGATATCCACGAAATGGGATAATGATACAAGCATAAATAAGTCATGGTACAAAGAGGTTATGACAAGGTAACCGCCAAACTACTTTTCATATGCATTGCATGTGCCATCTTCACTTGCCCAGCTGAATCACTCCCAAATCCTTGCGACATCCATGTCACGCCCGATGACAAAGAGTCAAGCCCTAACACTTATCCACCATATATAACAATGAACTTTGTCCAACACCATTAAATAAGATAGAGCAACGCTTAACTTGCAGTTCATGACACAATGGAGCATCTTAGACAAGATGAAATTGAGGATTATCAAAATATGAATATATGATCGTCCCAGCAAGAAAAGACGTCAGGTAACACTTAGAATTCCCACTAACGTTCGTGATCTAAAAAAGACTATTGCCGCCATTTTTGCGAACTTCAAGCGAACAAGTCGCTAAGGTTTCCACAGATCGAGGCTTATAGCAAAAGGAAAAACGATTCTATCCAATCACAATCTCGACAAGTCTCTAATCAGGGGTTGCAGTAAGTAGATCGAGAGGTCGTTCCGCCCCTTGTCCATATGGGGAATATGTTCTCATAAAAGCTCCAATCCCTATTTTGTATTTATAGAATTACACAGTCAAGGGTAGATAGAATGAGAGCTATGTCGACAACTTTCATGTGCCATTTAAAAAGAACACATAATCCTTATTAAATATTTGGATTAAAAGTTCTTAGAATAGATTTGCAGTAATAGTAAATAACAATTTTTAATACTATCCTAACAACCATCACTTCAACACTCaacaacttcaaacaaaatgacttttgggaACCATGGGCATAAAAAATTAAACCTGAGGTATTCATTGTACCTAACTTATGCTTGCTTTTCTTTGCCTCCATGTtgagaaatatgaaataaatataaaaataaaaatcccatTTTGACAAATGTTATTGGCACATAATCAGTACATAATGCGAACAGATATATTTTTAATCGTTTGATAATATTGAACGCACTCAAATAAAGCTTTGTTACTACATCCTTATCCTCTAGAATATATGCGTTTAAACGTCAAACATTAATTACTTTTCTAGTCTGTTTAGCAAACAGATAAAATGAGCCGTATTGAATCACAAGATTGAAGTTAGATACTGAAAAATGCCACCATAATGGAAAGTCCTCAACAAGAAGAAAATCAACATAATTcacataatttaaaattcacaAAAGTTAAAACAGCAAGATGTACTATGAGGAATAAATCCAATTGATTAGCTGAAATTTCATTCTATTCACATAGCTGAAAGGGGCAAACATAACTGAGCTCCCACTGTACACATTAAGATACACTAATCATTCTCTCATCCACACCCCATTGTCTTGTTGCCTTTCCACATTAACTATGAGGTAGAACAAAATGGTGCACTGCATTATCAGCTACTAAATTCCATTATAAACAGTTAGAATACGATCCCTTCAGTCACGTCTTCATCATCTGATACATGTTTCGGGTAGCTGCAAGCCTGCAACTACGACATCCAAAAGATCTATCCTCTGATCGCTGTACAATAGACAGCTATCCAGTTGCTGAAACTACTAGATCATGAGTGACCGATGAAAGCTTGCTTAATGGCGCTTAAAATCCAACAGAGACAAGGGTCCGTCCAAATATGAAGTATTATCGCTCAATaccagcttcagcttcagctaaGATGGAATCATTCTCTTCCAGCAAGTAGTCACAAATCTCTAGAAGCTGATCAGCAAGAGGGGGAATACCTGGGTTGCGCCCATCATTGTATATATGTGCATTGATGGTGATCTGTGCCACATCATGCCTGAATTGCCCGCGGTTTTTATATTCTAGTTTCCTGGCCTTCTCTTTGATTGTAGATAGGTCCATAGGACGCTTTACATACTTGTGATAATCTGGAGCTTCCTTTCGGGTCACTGGTTTTAAGAAGAGGTAAGATACTTCCACATTTGACTTCAGTGTGTCAACAATTTCTTCCAAAATATTTGACAAACCAACCTTCAAACAAATTCAACCACATTTCAGTTAAATGAAAAGACTACTGCACATCTGCCCTTTAGCAATAAGCAACTACCAGAAAGAACATATCAAATAAGACCAGAGGTTTTTCCTGCAAACGTCTTGCTTTTCTAACTGCAGTTAACTGACCAACAATGAGAGAATTATGCATACAGAGAATGCGTTCTTGCTTAAGATATGACAATCGGCCATCTGGGAAAAAACAGACTACTATGTTATTGTTTGACAGTCAAACAACACTCATTAGAGTAGATGCATGATCAACATTCCTATGACAGTAAGTAGGCCTTTCTCTTTTTCCCTTCCTATTTCACATGCAACGAGGCATAAGCCtcactttttccaaaaaaaaaaaagagaaagaaagaaagaggaagCTCCACCCACCATGACGGAAGTTAGCCGTATTTTCTCTTAACTAGTACTATTAATTTCCTATCAGAAAATTCTATAAACACCACCATGCAACCAAATTAGCCAACAGGAACGTGAGAGAGGTCAGCTAGATCACTTGGACACAGCACAAAATGAAATAAGGATCAAATGGTCTTGGCCCTGAACACTTTCCAATTagtacggggttgcaccaagggtctgcgctcagcccattcctatttgccctggtgatggatgcactgactcatcatattcaaggggaggtgccatggtgcatgctatttgctgatgacattattctaattgacgagacacgaggcggcgtcaacgagaggctagagatttggagacatgctcttgagtctaaaggtttcaagttgagcaggacgaagacggaatacctcgagtgcaaatttggggttgagccgacggaagcgggagttgaagtgaggcttgactctcaagtcattcccaagaggggtagtttcaagtaccttggatcggttattcaggggatcggggagattgacgaggatgtcacacaccgtataggggtggggtggatgaagtggaggttagcgtcgggagtcttgtgtgataagaaagtGACactgttactaaaaggtaagttttatagagcagtggttaggcctgccatgttatatggaactgaatgttggccggtaaagaactcacacatccagaagatgaaagtagcagagatgaggatgttgaggtggatgtgcgggcatacaaggatggataagattaggaatgaagatattcgagagaaggtgggcgtggcccccatggaggacaagatgcgggaagtaagactcagatggttcgggcacattcagaggaggagcactgatgcaccagtgaggaggtgtggaGCGattggctgtagtgggcacgcggagaggtagagggcgacctaagaagtattggggagaggtgatcagacaggacatggcgcgacttaggattactgaggacatggcccttgacagggaattatggaggtcgagcattaaggttgtaggttaggggaaaattgtgaatatttctacagcacaataaagtgagactagccagttaggagttagactaagaatgtcattggtcgtctattgatgcagggctttacctgctagtttttactatactagccatctatttcgtatttcgtattctgtatttcatatctccaatattgctgttattttattatgcattttttatggtactaatatatcgtctcctgttgctttttttgagccgagggtctcccggaaacagcctctctacccttcggggtaggggtaaggtttgcgtacatattaccctccccagaccccacttgtgggattatactgggttgttgttgttgtatggtCTTGGCCCATGGCATCTATGGCCATAGCAAACGGACTGTCACTATTACCTGCAGGCATAAACAAGCATAATAGATTTAGTTACCTCTCCCGCTCTTCGGCGCTTTGCTGGCGGTGCATGCTCTTTAGCATGCCTTCCGGACTCTAAAGGTTGCCTCCGCTTCACCGATCTGTCTCGATCTGGTATCCTTCTGTCATTTCTTCTGGGAAGAAAATCGTCCAAGTAATCATCTCTTATTTCaggcttcttctttttcttcttcttttcctttagacgttcttcttcttccctctCTCTTCTTATGGCATCTTGATAGCTTTCAATTGCCGCTAATTTCTCCTGCTCCTCTAGTGCCTTCTGTCGCTCATATATCATTTTGGCTCTTTCTTCTCTTTGTCTCACAGCAACTCTCCTCCTCTCTTCCTCTTCCCATAATCGCTTATCATCCATTCTTTTCCTTTCTAAAGCCTCTTCATAAAAGTGTTCCCTATCTTGCTGCCCCAAGTACGACAATTCATTGATTTTCTTTGTCTTCCTGAAATCCATGCCACTGCTTCCTTCCAGAAAGCTTTCATCCACACTTGCAGAGTCCTTAAGTTGCTTAATTACAATTTTCTTGCTGCGATGTGAGTCTGCAGTTTCTGTTGGTGGCCTTATCAGAATAGAGGGCTTGTGAGCTTCATTGGAAATATCCTCTGCTCTCATCTTAtttgaaaactttattttattgaattttatGGGGGGTGGTACAGTTCCAGTTTCAGCATCTGAAGTCACTGGCATGTCAGAATTAAATGAGGTGGCAGGAGTAGGTTTATCAAGAAGCTTGTCGGTTGAGCCACATTTGACCTTCAGAACTTTGGCCTTTGAACTGGAATTATCATCCTCATGAGCTTCGATCATCACATTCTTTGTTCCACTTTTTTGGATGACTTTCTTTGAGAAGATCTGTGGATGATCCAAGGGATCGATAGAACTAATAGCTTTTCCTGTAGTCTTTTCCAAATCAGTGCTTTCTGCTCGTGCATCCACATCTTCCCCATACTTGGGACAATTCTTATTAGTTCTCATGTGACCAAGCTGCATAACAAGATCAGTCAATTGATTAGCCTTCATAACTCTAAAAAGAATAAGATGATTATTCAATTATAACCACAAACCTGACCACAGGCCCCACAGACAAAACTGTCTCTTGCTGACTTCTTCTCTTTCACGGGCTGCATCCAAGGAGAGTATCACATCAGTTACATGTCTTATAAGAATCAAGAAACACTTGGTACGGATATATTGGAATTCAAAATAAGCAGAAACAAAATAAACTTAGGGACATTTACCTTTATTCCATCCCCTAGTATTTTAACCTTTTTATTGAATAATCCAGTGTCCACGATATCAAATTTTTTCTTGGGTTTCACCTTGCTAGATAGGGTTCTTTTAGTAGAAAACACTTCAGCCTGCAGCTAAAAAGAAAATCAGATGATTGCACCATCTGCGTGACATACTAAAGACGCCTACAATATCCTATTAATATAAGTGGAGCACGACGGAATTAGAGAGGAAGAAAGGATAACAACCTCCTTCTGATCTCCAGTGAAATCCAATGCATTTGACCGATCAGACTTGATGCTTGGCTTGGAAAATATTTGAGGTTTTTTACCCCGATCAGTGCTTTCTGTACCAAACCTGTATCTTAAATCTGGCATGACACCAATTTGCTCCCCCATgactttctccttttttttcttctttcgatCAGCTTCTTCATCTGCAAATTAGTAGTTAGAGATAAACAATACCAGATAAGAAACATGTGCTAAGATAGGCTGCACCTGTTGGCAGGCAACAAAAAATGGTTTATACCATGAAGAAAGATGCTATGTGTAAATTCTATTGAAAGAAGAGGGTAAGATCCACCTCAAAGGAAAATTGTTGTGTCATAACGATAAAAGGGAGTCAGCAGTTTTCTTATATGCATTGTTTGGATCGATTGTTATAGCAACCTCTATTTGGTAATATTTCCTACAATCTTTTTAAAGAAAAGTATTCAGAGTTGGTGAGTCTTTCAAGGATAAGATGCAACTTAATCAACTTGTCAGGACTTCTGTAAATTCCTAAACAGTACTCTGCTCTAGATCAGGAGTGATGCTACATCATTTGCGAACTTCACATGACAAGGATTTAGCATTGGCCGTGCCAAGACGTATCAACAGAGAACCCAATCCTTGACATTACGATGCCCCAACTCATAGGCATGGAGAAATATGTCATACTCCACCCACCGTACCCTATCCAACTGCAGAAGCATAAGAACCAACCTCATATGCTTTTTTCTATAGAATTTCCTTCCACTGAATTTCTATTTTCCAGGAAAAAGAAAGTAATATTGAAGTACACCAAATTCTTAATTTTCTCAATCTTGCAGACTATAGCACCAAGATGCCAAGGATGGACTAGAAATAACATATACTAatagatatatacatatatcCATGTTCCATACCATCCATGAGCATGCGGCATAATTCTGCAGCTTCAGCTGCCTCATCCTCGATTTCCTCTTCCACCTGAGCTTGAATGGAGCGTCTTCTCATCTTGAGTCCTTTGACACCGTCTACATTATCATGTTTGGGCTCATGACTACCCTCCTCACCATCCTCGCATTCCTCTGCGTCAAGAAGATTTTCCAAGTCACCAGCAAATGAGTCCAGGTCACTGTTCACTTCAGAGTCACTCTCATTTTCTTCACCATCAACAGCACTAAGATTTTGGACTTGTCGGTCCCAGATCTCCTGACATTTTTCTCTGGTTTGCTGCTGCAGCTGCAAAAAGGACATGCGCTGCCCACGTGCATATTTGCTTATCGTTGTCGGATCAACTTTGACACCTGATGCAGCTTGCTCGCTGGAGAGCTTGCGAATCATAGCAATTCGGTGCCACCTTGTTAGTTTAGCAATCTGCTCCTCTGGAACATTAAACTTGAGAAGAACCtaaatacaagaaaatacacCATTATGTAAAATGAGAAACACATACTTGTGAATTGATAGGAAAAACCCATTCGGCTACTGATCCATAATTCACAGGCAATTCGCCAAAGATAGAAGAACTAGAAGCAGAAATGGGGTTTGATATGGACAAGAGAACTTTATGCATCAGAGCCGAGGACAAAATAATCAACTACCCGTGGACCTGTCAACTAGGCTTTAAGCTAAATAAACACGCCTGAATCAAATAAGTCAGAATTGATTCTGTTCGGAATCATCTTTCATAAGGGGTATATTCATTTAGGTTCTACAATCAAATCAGGGGTATTTCTTTTCGCCGCAACTTAAAACATACAATAGCAGAACATAAAAAGAAACAGTCAATCCAGATTGATACCAATGAGTTGACATATATGTCAATGGAAACATACATAATGTTGAAGTAtgtgaccatctcatctaaacgcttaagctgttagagagagcacacttttatttatttaattatgtcttcaacacgCCCCCTCACGTGCAGGCTTGATTTTTTTTCATGAGCCAAGCACGTGAAAATTTCTTTTTGATATTGGGTGGCGGTGAGACTCGAACCAGGACCTCtgcctgctctgataccatgttgaagTGTGTGACCATCTAAAAGCTTAAATTATTATTGAGagcacacttttatttatttaattatgtcttcaacacATACGAGACAAAAGCCATTTACTTTTTAGGAAACTGCAGTTGATGCTAAGCCAAAAAAGCTCAAAGTTTGTAAACTCCAATTCTAATATTAATCCAATCAACTCACCTCGCGTGCAGCTTCCATGCTCAGTCTTCTTAGATCTGCATCAGTGCCTGTTACTGTTGACCCTTTAGCAACAACTGCTTTTTTCTTGGAGATTGCATTTGATATTGGTGCCTTAGGAGTGGTGCGGACGTAACTGAACCCTAATCCCCGACCGGATGGATCACCAACACCAGTAATTTCCAGTCGCTCAATATTTTCTCTATCCTGTAGAAAAGAAAGACCAAGTTTCAGGACTAGCCAGGATGTTATGAATTACAGAAAACGTGTACATGTATCTCTTTTTTTGAGAATGATtacattttataaatataaatcaGCACAAAGTTTGTGCTGCTAAAAGTGACAGAATACATCcccaaaaaagtaaaagaatcCCCCACTAAAAAAACTTACAAGGATTCTATGATATCAAGTATGGAGTCACTATCATTTACAGGGCATTCTTTACACCAAAAAAGAAAATGTACTAAACAGTTCATTTTGATTTTCTGAATGGAGTTGCTGACATCCTCAAAACATCTGGAGAAAACGTGTACATGTATCTCACAGCACTAACTTAATGAAACAGCAGTGATACTAAGAACACTTATTGTACTTTTTATTATGATCTAATGAatgatcaaaaaaaaaaaagtagtgaTACTAAGAATACTTattgtacttttttttttatgatCTAATGAATGATCCTTATACTCTATCGTTGCAACAGAAAGTTTTGAATTATTTAAAGACACCAAAGGCTGCCATGCCAAAGAATCTCTGATGACCAGATAAAAGGTTGAGAAAAACAGAAATGACCAAAATGACCAAATGCAATTTCTGAGACATATTACCATGACATTGAGATAACTAATTGGCAATCACCAAAAAGGAAAGGACAGAGTTCCAAAGTTTGTTGGATTAGGTTCACACACTCCGGAAAAAGACACGCAGTTCGTCAAAGACTAGATTACAAGATGGATGATGCAAAAATGATCTACCTGGTTTGTACAGGCAACAAAGTTGCTACTCAAGTTCCAAGGTGTGATTTGAAGCTCCCTTTCAATATGCGATGCAGCAGCTAAAGCAATTGCTTCATCTGGGAGCTGATTCATTGCAGCTGATAGGCCTGTAGGATGAGTTAGCCGCGTAATACCTAGGCGCTTAAGCCTATAAAGACCAGCTTGCATGCTTTCATATGCACACACCTGAGCCAAAGGACAAGCACACAACAAAAAGTTTCAGATAAATGGTTGAAAAAACAATAACATAGGCAATGTGAAACAGTAAAGAAGAAGAGGCAATTTGGGGCCAGTAACAGCATAATGAAAAGCATTACTACATTCTGGAAAAATGACATTTGAACCCTAGTCTGCACCGAGGTCAATGACTTTCAGGGGTCACAATCTCTACCAACTTAATTGGATATGAAAATTAAAAGGAGGTGAATTTAAAATTTCTTATTGCAACAGAGTCCAGCAATTTAAACTActcaacaagaaaaaaaatattatagacCATCAACAACGTACACCATTATTGATGAATTCTGTTCTCGGTATTTAATAGGAGAGCAGGGAGCAGCATGATTTAGCCTCCTGCTGATACCAAATGTGCTAAAGTGGCAAACTCCATAATCGAATGATGAAGCTTTAAGATAGTGTTAAATGTACCCATGTTATTttgacaagtgcacgacatctcTTAATGCACAGTACAGAATGTTTTTATAaaccttcttcatttttctttttggttggGAGAGGGGGATGAGAGAGAAACTAAAAACAAGGATCTTTTGAAAAGAACTCACACTTTCCGGTGAAACCAGCCTCCTCAGTTCCTCCTCGGACGGAATCCGAAAATTGAACCTCATAACCCATTGGAGCTGTCCATTTGATCTTCTCTGCATCATGTCAGCACCTAAGTTACTTACCACAGACACATAAAGGGAAGGAGCACATGAAGTTCAACAAAGACGACTTTCAATAAATTCTGTCCGATTAATATCTGTACTAAAGTATTTACCCAGGAATCAAAATGTTGCTTCTTAAAGTACCTGCAAATCAGCACAATGTTTGAGCCTTTTCCTAAGAAAGGCCTCTGACAAGCTAGGGAACTGTGCAGACAGCTCATCCGCGCGGATGAAAGGACGTGAACCCCGTTTTTCAATAGCACGAAATTCACGATACATATAGACCAATAATCTGTTCATTATGTAGGTCTGAACACCTTTGGATCCGGGAGAGATTACCTCCATGTGAGGCTCCTTCAAAGATAACAAGGGAAAGGCAGATTAAACAAGGAAATAGATCCAGCACATATTCATACACAAGCAACGGATCAGATATTAGTCATAAATTATTCATGATAGATTATCCTCTTCTGGAATAAGATTTCAACATAGCTATAACATGCTTGCATAATAAAGAAACGTGATTATCCTCTCCAGGTATAAACATCGACATTGCTACAGCATGCTGGCACATTACAGAAGCATGTATTAGCATATTGCACAAAACAAATCCACAACAGATTAGGACATCAAAATCTAAAGGTCGTAGTGAATTGTCCTCAAACACTATTGCAAGTTTGCAACTTTAGTTGGAAGTTCATTGAGTTTGTGGCAAGAAGCTGAGAACGGGCGTCAATATACCTCCATGACCCAAAATTAGAAAAATCCAAAGAAAAAAGTTGTTAAAAAAAACTAATGAAAAGCAAATTCTACTTCCCcaggaataaaagaaaggaaaaaagcaCATAAGCTTATTAAATTATGTAGCTTCAGATTCCTTTTCCTTCACGAGTTCTGATCATTCAATTTTAGCTTATTTATTTAAGATCTGGACAACTAAGACCTCATACTCCACCATCTTGGGCCTGGAACAACATCAATTATTTGGCATGGATTCTGACCCCCATGTCCGCCATCTAGCATCATCATTAAAAGATATAATAATGGCGCGTATTTTGCATATGCAACTGTAATCAAAGGTAGATTTCAATCGAACCAATAGAAAAATCAGGCACATGAAACATCACGAGAACTTCTAATTCATAAGCATTAAAGCTACCAGATCTTGCAAACCAAGTTGAATGCTTCAAGGAGAATGCATGTGGACAATGCAATAATATGAGAAAATCAAAGGCATCCCCTTCAAAGGGGACCAACTCATATCCTTCCAAATTTCAAAACTCAGGCTTATCATGCAACAGCTCATTGTTTCAGGTTCCAAACTGGCAAAATTAACATGAATCAGAAATTTTCATGATGCCATGGTTCAAAATGATGTGTACTAAAACAATCGATATTTTAGAAATAAGTTCATCAGAAAATAATATGCTCCATCCGCTTCAATT is drawn from Nicotiana tabacum cultivar K326 chromosome 9, ASM71507v2, whole genome shotgun sequence and contains these coding sequences:
- the LOC107804451 gene encoding transcription initiation factor TFIID subunit 1 isoform X3 encodes the protein MGYESGGTSRDGRDEDDEDEYEEAGGGNRLLGFMFGNVDYSGDLDVDYLDEDAKEHLAALADKLGPSLTEIDLSAKSPQASADAAEQDYDEKAEDAVDYEDIDEQYEGPEVQTFTEEDLLLPKRNYFSSEVSLATLENRGSVFDDENYDEDDNEEEKEQEVVENAAEVQPTPEKGEYNNDAEVIFHGKKLPEEVLSPDAPESSEDLQEEEPLTMEEPVDGQSSLPLPVLCVEDGIAILKFSEIFALHRPRKKADKRERRCSVPKDKYKAMDTLDIVEEDEVTLLRGSYQDFPWLRRAHVHQDSALTFLDNEPGTVQGIDDLKPKVEQKDSWCSAKPMIENLSMDLSPDWSSPICPEFYPLDQQDWEDRIIWDNSPPVSDNTAESCEISGPDCEALTHKQPDVEAESQCFQSEKEMEPHEKDRQKSTDTVKDGATDESLSSDALRRFSKLTLQNRDIMEESWVDNIIWEPDQPFPKPKLIYDLQDEQMLFEVLDNRDGQQLLHHAGAMITTGLIKPSNGDSAELYGLGGLSGRFNIANDKFYLNRKSTQQLKSHSKKRTAHGLKVLHSIPALKLQTMKAKLSNKDIANFHRPRALWHPHDNEVVLKEQRKLSTHGPMKIILKSLGGKGSKLHVAAEETISSLKSKASKKLDFKLSEPVKIIYCGKELEDDKSLSAQNVPPNSVLHLVRTRINLLPRAQKLPGENKSMRPPGAFKKKSDLSVKDGHVFLMEYCEERPLLLGNAGMGARLCTYYQKSSPNDQKGTLMRNENTGLGSVLILDPADKSPFLGDIKPGCSQSSLETNMYRAPIFQQKVSSTDYLLVRSAKGKLSIRRIDRIDVVGQQEPHMEVISPGSKGVQTYIMNRLLVYMYREFRAIEKRGSRPFIRADELSAQFPSLSEAFLRKRLKHCADLQRRSNGQLQWVMRFNFRIPSEEELRRLVSPESVCAYESMQAGLYRLKRLGITRLTHPTGLSAAMNQLPDEAIALAAASHIERELQITPWNLSSNFVACTNQDRENIERLEITGVGDPSGRGLGFSYVRTTPKAPISNAISKKKAVVAKGSTVTGTDADLRRLSMEAAREVLLKFNVPEEQIAKLTRWHRIAMIRKLSSEQAASGVKVDPTTISKYARGQRMSFLQLQQQTREKCQEIWDRQVQNLSAVDGEENESDSEVNSDLDSFAGDLENLLDAEECEDGEEGSHEPKHDNVDGVKGLKMRRRSIQAQVEEEIEDEAAEAAELCRMLMDDEEADRKKKKKEKVMGEQIGVMPDLRYRFGTESTDRGKKPQIFSKPSIKSDRSNALDFTGDQKEAEVFSTKRTLSSKVKPKKKFDIVDTGLFNKKVKILGDGIKPVKEKKSARDSFVCGACGQLGHMRTNKNCPKYGEDVDARAESTDLEKTTGKAISSIDPLDHPQIFSKKVIQKSGTKNVMIEAHEDDNSSSKAKVLKVKCGSTDKLLDKPTPATSFNSDMPVTSDAETGTVPPPIKFNKIKFSNKMRAEDISNEAHKPSILIRPPTETADSHRSKKIVIKQLKDSASVDESFLEGSSGMDFRKTKKINELSYLGQQDREHFYEEALERKRMDDKRLWEEEERRRVAVRQREERAKMIYERQKALEEQEKLAAIESYQDAIRREREEEERLKEKKKKKKKPEIRDDYLDDFLPRRNDRRIPDRDRSVKRRQPLESGRHAKEHAPPAKRRRAGEVGLSNILEEIVDTLKSNVEVSYLFLKPVTRKEAPDYHKYVKRPMDLSTIKEKARKLEYKNRGQFRHDVAQITINAHIYNDGRNPGIPPLADQLLEICDYLLEENDSILAEAEAGIER
- the LOC107804451 gene encoding transcription initiation factor TFIID subunit 1 isoform X2, producing MGYESGGTSRDGRDEDDEDEYEEAGGGNRLLGFMFGNVDYSGDLDVDYLDEDAKEHLAALADKLGPSLTEIDLSAKSPQASADAAEQDYDEKAEDAVDYEDIDEQYEGPEVQTFTEEDLLLPKRNYFSSEVSLATLENRGSVFDDENYDEDDNEEEKEQEVVENAAEVQPTPEKGEYNNDAEVIFHGKKLPEEVLSPDAPESSEDLQEEEPLTMEEPVDGQSSLPLPVLCVEDGIAILKFSEIFALHRPRKKADKRERRCSVPKDKYKAMDTLDIVEEDEVTLLRGSYQDFPWLRRAHVHQDSALTFLDNEPGTVQGIDDLKPKVEQKDSWCSAKPMIENLSMDLSPDWSSPICPEFYPLDQQDWEDRIIWDNSPPVSDNTAESCEISGPDCEALTHKQPDVEAESQCFQSEKEMEPHEKGHSSFFSCSVSVEPFGSKQPSGHLDISLSEGRYHPQLLRLESRLNADRQKSTDTVKDGATDESLSSDALRRFSKLTLQNRDIMEESWVDNIIWEPDQPFPKPKLIYDLQDEQMLFEVLDNRDGQQLLHHAGAMITTGLIKPSNGDSAELYGLGGLSGRFNIANDKFYLNRKSTQQLKSHSKKRTAHGLKVLHSIPALKLQTMKAKLSNKDIANFHRPRALWHPHDNEVVLKEQRKLSTHGPMKIILKSLGGKGSKLHVAAEETISSLKSKASKKLDFKLSEPVKIIYCGKELEDDKSLSAQNVPPNSVLHLVRTRINLLPRAQKLPGENKSMRPPGAFKKKSDLSVKDGHVFLMEYCEERPLLLGNAGMGARLCTYYQKSSPNDQKGTLMRNENTGLGSVLILDPADKSPFLGDIKPGCSQSSLETNMYRAPIFQQKVSSTDYLLVRSAKGKLSIRRIDRIDVVGQQEPHMEVISPGSKGVQTYIMNRLLVYMYREFRAIEKRGSRPFIRADELSAQFPSLSEAFLRKRLKHCADLQRRSNGQLQWVMRFNFRIPSEEELRRLVSPESVCAYESMQAGLYRLKRLGITRLTHPTGLSAAMNQLPDEAIALAAASHIERELQITPWNLSSNFVACTNQDRENIERLEITGVGDPSGRGLGFSYVRTTPKAPISNAISKKKAVVAKGSTVTGTDADLRRLSMEAAREVLLKFNVPEEQIAKLTRWHRIAMIRKLSSEQAASGVKVDPTTISKYARGQRMSFLQLQQQTREKCQEIWDRQVQNLSAVDGEENESDSEVNSDLDSFAGDLENLLDAEECEDGEEGSHEPKHDNVDGVKGLKMRRRSIQAQVEEEIEDEAAEAAELCRMLMDDEEADRKKKKKEKVMGEQIGVMPDLRYRFGTESTDRGKKPQIFSKPSIKSDRSNALDFTGDQKEAEVFSTKRTLSSKVKPKKKFDIVDTGLFNKKVKILGDGIKPVKEKKSARDSFVCGACGQLGHMRTNKNCPKYGEDVDARAESTDLEKTTGKAISSIDPLDHPQIFSKKVIQKSGTKNVMIEAHEDDNSSSKAKVLKVKCGSTDKLLDKPTPATSFNSDMPVTSDAETGTVPPPIKFNKIKFSNKMRAEDISNEAHKPSILIRPPTETADSHRSKKIVIKQLKDSASVDESFLEGSSGMDFRKTKKINELSYLGQQDREHFYEEALERKRMDDKRLWEEEERRRVAVRQREERAKMIYERQKALEEQEKLAAIESYQDAIRREREEEERLKEKKKKKKKPEIRDDYLDDFLPRRNDRRIPDRDRSVKRRQPLESGRHAKEHAPPAKRRRAGEVGLSNILEEIVDTLKSNVEVSYLFLKPVTRKEAPDYHKYVKRPMDLSTIKEKARKLEYKNRGQFRHDVAQITINAHIYNDGRNPGIPPLADQLLEICDYLLEENDSILAEAEAGIER